Below is a genomic region from Escherichia ruysiae.
TTTCATCAAGAAACGGTTTAAACACGCGGTCGTTAATCACCAGCGTGCAGCCTTGCCCCTGCGCCTGCAGGGCGGTGATGATGGGGCGGTACAGCGCGTAGTGAAAGGAGGTTTCCATAAAAAAGCCGATGGTGTCGGCGATGGGTAACGCAGATGGCTTTGTGGCTACGGGTAACTTATTGAAATAGTGACTAATGTTGTCAGTTACTTTTTTCTCGATATCACTAAAGCCTGGTCGCTGATAACAAAGGCTCGGATAACAGGCCAGCCATTTGTCGGCGCGCAGCAGCGGCTGCCAGCAGGCTTCCAGCGAGTGCTCATCGTTGCTCATCTGCTGCGCCAGTTGCGGGTAGTAGCGACTGTTCACCAGATAAGCACACACTTTAAGGCAGTCCCGCGCGTGCACCAACCCCGGCAAGCTTTTTAGCATCGTTCCTTGGGTAATTTCGCCGCCGAGGATCATCACCTGCCAGGGGATTTTCGTCAGGCTGGCGAGCAGGGTGTTCAGCACCTGAATATGTTTCTCCTGCTTGAGAATGACCGCATCATCTTCCAGCAACAGATAGTTTTGCCAGCCGTGCTGTTGCGCCAGGCGCAGCGCCTGCAAGTGCGATTGAAGGCGGCCTCGTTGACCGTTTTCATCTTCGCAGGCGGCAATGCGGGTGATCTTCTCGGGCGGAATATGCAGCAGTGCCAGTTCTTCACGGATCTGCTGTAAGCGATCCGGGCGTTTATCCAGATTGATCAATACGACCTGATCGATCGCCTGATGGTTGATCGTCTGGTGATGAGTGGCGTTATGCAGACTCAGATAAGCATTGCGTAGCAGCGGATCGCCGACGATTTCACCCAGTTCGGTGTTTACCGGCGTACTGGCCCCGAGAATAAAGTCTTTATCAAAGGTGTTGTGGCTGTGCGAGATACACAGAATGGTGCGCTCGCCGGGCAGTTGTAGCGGGTTAACGCTGAAATTGTCGGTGAAACTTTTCTCTTCGCCAAGGCTGCAATTATCGTCGTAACGGTGCTTTTTCAGGTAGTTACGGTGATAGCAAAAGGTGCCGTTGAGGATGTTATGCGAGCCAAAGCTGCGGCTTTTGAAAATGCGGTTGATATGGCTGTACCAGATCGGTATCTGGTCGGAGCCGGAGATTAACGCCCGGTGTTTTTGCATCATGGCGATGGTGTACGAGATTTTATTTGCCGGGTAGTAGTCGTCATCATCCATACAAAGGATGTATTCGCCCGTCGCCAGTTCGTTAAGCATATTGCGTTTTTTGCCCAGCGGCAGTTTTTCCGGGTGATGGATATAGCGGATGTTAAAGGCTTCCGGCGTGTCATTGGTCAGCCGGTCGATGATGTGCTGGTAGCTTTGCGGGGAGTCGTCGAGGATGATGAGTTCGCGGCGGTCTGCCGGGTAATCCTGATAGCGGTACATATACAGCAGGTACGGCAGGAATGCGCTGCGATTCCAGGTTGGCGTGACGACGCTGACAAACGGTTTTTCGCGGTGGGTGGCGAGTGTTTTGATGATGGTTGGTGTTGGCATGGTGTTTGGGTAAGTTAATGGGTGAATGTGATGAATGTGCGCGCTGATGCCCTCACCCCGACCCTCTCCCACAGGGAGAGGGAGAAAACCAGCGCCGATTTTAACACCGTGCTCGATCGATCCCCTCGCCCCTTTGGGGAGAGGGTTAGGGTGAGGGGCAAAGCGCGCACAGAGCGACTCACGTCAGCAGCGAAAAAGCTGACAGCAGTGGCTCTGCGGCACATAATGACTGAATTTGCTGGCGAATCGCCGCAGCATTTTCACTCACTCGCCAGCGTTCAAACATGGCGAAAAGGGCGAAAATATCCTCTTGTCGCAGTGGAGAATCATCCAGCGTCCACAAACTGATTAACGTGAGGAGGAGATAAAAATCGCACACCAGCGGGAAATAATCCGCCCCGTCTGCCTGCCCGATCGCATCGTGGTAAACGCGGTAGATCAGGTAATTACGCAAAATCCAGGGTGAAGTGGTGAAATGCTGCTGCCAGGTAGTTTGCCACTGCGCCTGAAGCTGCTGATGTAACAGGGCTTCGCTGTTGGCGTCATGCAATGTCAGTAAAGAAACCTGCAACGGCAGCGAGGCTTTGCGCGGGCTTTCCGGCAGAATCGACCAGTCAAACGCAAAACTTCCGAGCAGCGTCACCAGCTGGCGTGCCAGCTGTGGCACAGGTGGCAACTGGGCGAACTGTGCCTGTAGCGTACCTTTTCGCGCATGGTCGGCCAGCGCCTGCGGCAGCGTCGTCAAACGGGCCAGAGTATCGCCATTCTTGCCCGGCATTTTACTGGCGCGGGAGAGCAGGATACCGACGGCATACAGTGACAATTCCGGGGTTAAATCGGCGAGCGTAAGGGTGCTCAAAATGACCTGGTTTAATATCACATCGCGTGCGGAAAGCTCACCGGCACTCTCTTCCATAGACCGATAGGTGAGCTGTAATTCAAACGCACTGGCGTTGTTGAGCACCGCTTCGCAGCTTTCTGGCTCTGTAAGCATCAGACTCAGGCGAATTTCATTTTTCCATACCTTGCGGACATACAAAGGCGAACCAGGATGTTGTGCAATAAATTTGCGCACAAATTCAGGTTCGTAACATTCAATAAAACTCATAGGTGGCTTCCAGTCTTTAATGCTGAACAGGAATTGCAATTACCGTGCCGGAAAATTTTTTAATATAAAACAAAGAATTGTTTTTCAGGCGGAAAATCCATTTCCGCTATGGGGTAAGGAATGGTCATTATTCCTGATAAATAAAATCCGCTTCGCTGCCTAAAAAAGACTGAATAAATTCATACTGACGAATCAACAATTCACCGTTTTTATCGTTATACGCCTTACAGCGTTCGGCTTTTTGTTCAAGTCGTTGCCACAAGCGTTGTGCCGCCTCTTTTTGTACGGCGGGTAACCAGTTAAAAATCTGCTCTAAACCTTCCCGATTGACACTGACGCCGAGAAATTTCAGCAGGCTGTGGCGTTGTTGGCTGTGGCTGTTTAACTGATCGTAGTGATGCGTTATCTCATCATTCACCGCCAGTAATTCCTCACTCGCGCGGCGAATCATGCAGATCCGCTGTCGCTGAAGCAGTTCGCGCAGGGAATCATACAGCGCGTCATCGTCGCGAATGCCCTGTAGCAGCGCCTTTACCTGTTGCAACCGAATACTCACTTTATCGGCCTCTTAGTTCTGGAAAAAACTCAGCATGTCGCTGGCTAATTGTTCGGTGTCCACTTGCAGACTGCCAGAGGCCAGCATCGCCTGCATTTGCGCCACTTTGTCGCTGTCGATATCGCTCTCTTGCTGGTCGTTCAGCGTTTGCTGGGCAGACTGCAATCCTGCCTGGGTAATGTCGTCGGCGCTCAGCGTGGTAGTGGTGGCCGCCGTGCTTTTGCTGGTCTGGCGGGTGCCAGCAGCGGTAGCAATTGGGCGATTGCCAGGCATAGTCGGGGTGATTTTCATCGCAACCTCGTCTCTGTTTGAAGGTGTGTTACTCCGGTAAAGCGGTGAATGTGGGGCAAAACTTTAATCGCCTGCGCAAATTACTCTGCGGTCACTGTCGTCACCACGCCGCTTTCCGCCACCATCGCGCTGATGACCCGCTGGCTGCTGGCGTTACGTACTTTCACCATCTCCCCTTTGCGACCATTTTTCAGCGCCACGCCGGGCATCGACGCGGTGATCCCCACGCTCTGGTAAACAATCATCACCGGTTGATCGCGCCCGACCAGCACCGGAGAAACCAGTTCCTCTTTGGTGATGGGTTTACCTGGTTGCAGGGCGTGTTTACTGCTCAAACCAATCGCGTCATCAAGAGCCATCAACACATCTCGCCGTTGGGCACTGACGTTGTAAGGCTTCAGTTCCACATCATTCGCCGTAAGCGGCGTATCGCGGGCAATCACTGACTTTGCCATCACCACTGGCACCCGCACATCCGGGCGCACTGCCACGTTCATCTGCCAGCTTTGCGGGCAACTGATGGTGAAGTTCATCCGGTTGAGGGCTATGTCAGTTGGCGAAGTCAGCGTGACGGCGGGTGTAGTCGCACAGGGCGCGGCAGTCGCAATCTGTGAGGGAATGTAGACGTTAAAGGTGTAGCGATAGTCATGCCACTGCCGCTGCTGTGCCAGTGATTCAATCTGCTGGCTGGCGGCGCTCAGCATCTGAGCGTTGACTTGTTCCCGCGCGCTGTGTTGCACGGGATGGATGGCGGCGTAGCCCGGTAAGGCCAGCGCCAGGAGGAAGAACATCTTCCGCCCGCAAAATTGAAAACTCATAAACCCTTTCTCATCAGTTACTTAAAAATTGGCACAGCGATTGCTTAGCGTATGCGGATTGAAGCAGGAGTGACGCAAGAAATGGGGATCAGTTTTCAACAGGCATTGGGAGTGCATCCGCAGGCAGTGAAGTTACGTCTTGAGAGGACCGAGCTAC
It encodes:
- a CDS encoding flagella synthesis protein FlgN, with the translated sequence MSIRLQQVKALLQGIRDDDALYDSLRELLQRQRICMIRRASEELLAVNDEITHHYDQLNSHSQQRHSLLKFLGVSVNREGLEQIFNWLPAVQKEAAQRLWQRLEQKAERCKAYNDKNGELLIRQYEFIQSFLGSEADFIYQE
- a CDS encoding glycosyltransferase, which translates into the protein MPTPTIIKTLATHREKPFVSVVTPTWNRSAFLPYLLYMYRYQDYPADRRELIILDDSPQSYQHIIDRLTNDTPEAFNIRYIHHPEKLPLGKKRNMLNELATGEYILCMDDDDYYPANKISYTIAMMQKHRALISGSDQIPIWYSHINRIFKSRSFGSHNILNGTFCYHRNYLKKHRYDDNCSLGEEKSFTDNFSVNPLQLPGERTILCISHSHNTFDKDFILGASTPVNTELGEIVGDPLLRNAYLSLHNATHHQTINHQAIDQVVLINLDKRPDRLQQIREELALLHIPPEKITRIAACEDENGQRGRLQSHLQALRLAQQHGWQNYLLLEDDAVILKQEKHIQVLNTLLASLTKIPWQVMILGGEITQGTMLKSLPGLVHARDCLKVCAYLVNSRYYPQLAQQMSNDEHSLEACWQPLLRADKWLACYPSLCYQRPGFSDIEKKVTDNISHYFNKLPVATKPSALPIADTIGFFMETSFHYALYRPIITALQAQGQGCTLVINDRVFKPFLDEMLETLKSIDDPQLKGMRLSEMQAHGQRVKCLVSPYHTLALNGLAAVNVRAMYGLAKETWNHADWNRFYQRILCYSHYSQQALAHFGSAKVVGNPRFDAWHNGTFNRALPENIKLDERKPSVLYAPTFGALSSLPHWAEKLGRLSGDVNLICKLHHGTRSRPEEAASLALARRHLKQRTDSAQHTLALLDKADYVLTDNSGFIFDAIHIDKRVILLDFPGMTELLDGEKSYSSPESADQQIRAILPVAHDMAELRYLLSEAFDWKALQAKLAEIRHHYCDAFMDGKAGERAAMVIVEALADKESSGICR
- the flgA gene encoding flagellar basal body P-ring formation chaperone FlgA, whose translation is MSFQFCGRKMFFLLALALPGYAAIHPVQHSAREQVNAQMLSAASQQIESLAQQRQWHDYRYTFNVYIPSQIATAAPCATTPAVTLTSPTDIALNRMNFTISCPQSWQMNVAVRPDVRVPVVMAKSVIARDTPLTANDVELKPYNVSAQRRDVLMALDDAIGLSSKHALQPGKPITKEELVSPVLVGRDQPVMIVYQSVGITASMPGVALKNGRKGEMVKVRNASSQRVISAMVAESGVVTTVTAE
- the flgM gene encoding flagellar biosynthesis anti-sigma factor FlgM, whose amino-acid sequence is MKITPTMPGNRPIATAAGTRQTSKSTAATTTTLSADDITQAGLQSAQQTLNDQQESDIDSDKVAQMQAMLASGSLQVDTEQLASDMLSFFQN
- a CDS encoding lysine-N-methylase translates to MSFIECYEPEFVRKFIAQHPGSPLYVRKVWKNEIRLSLMLTEPESCEAVLNNASAFELQLTYRSMEESAGELSARDVILNQVILSTLTLADLTPELSLYAVGILLSRASKMPGKNGDTLARLTTLPQALADHARKGTLQAQFAQLPPVPQLARQLVTLLGSFAFDWSILPESPRKASLPLQVSLLTLHDANSEALLHQQLQAQWQTTWQQHFTTSPWILRNYLIYRVYHDAIGQADGADYFPLVCDFYLLLTLISLWTLDDSPLRQEDIFALFAMFERWRVSENAAAIRQQIQSLCAAEPLLSAFSLLT